One Denticeps clupeoides chromosome 12, fDenClu1.1, whole genome shotgun sequence genomic window carries:
- the kbtbd8 gene encoding kelch repeat and BTB domain-containing protein 8 isoform X1: MCLKCPLVTRAEAGKLLQVQNGTPVSSSYNGVDALHACNILQQLKALYDESQLTDIVVEVDHGRTFSCHRNVLAAISPYFRSMFTSGLTESSQREVRIVGVEHESMHLVLDYAYTSRVTLTESNVQALFTAASIFQIPALQDQCAHFMVSRLDPQNCIGVFMFADAYGHQELRERSQDYIRKKFLCVAGEQEFLHLTQDQLVRILDHDDLNVEKEEHVYESIVRWLEHDRGRREAHLAEVFSRCVRLPLLDETFRDRIPPALALALPEARLNGTGGCPRRLGMTASEMVICFDAAHKHSGKKQTVPCLDAAAGRVYKLCKPPNDLREVGILVTPENDIYIAGGYRPSSSEVCIDHRAESDFWHYEHAGNRWLPRSPLLRARIGCRLAHCCGKLYALGGRVYEGDGRNALKSVECYDARDNRWTAVSPMPVAMEFHSAVEHKDRIYILQGEHFFCFDPRKDYWGHLAPMNVPRSQGLAALHRSCIYYIAGICRNHQRTFTVEAYDIEQNAWSCKRDLPFDQAASPYIKALLLQGRLHLFVRATQVMVEEHVFRTSRKNSLYQYDEQADRWTKVYETPDRLWDLGRHFECVVAKLYPQCLQKVL, from the exons atgtgtttaaaatgtccCCTTGTTACTCGTGCAGAGGCTGGGAAGCTGTTACAGGTACAGAATGGGACTCCGGTGAGTTCGAGCTACAACGGCGTGGACGCCCTGCacgcctgcaacatcctccagcagcTGAAGGCCCTGTACGACGAGTCCCAGCTCACCGACATCGTGGTGGAGGTGGACCACGGCAGGACGTTCTCGTGCCACCGGAACGTCCTCGCCGCCATCAGCCCGTACTTcag ATCCATGTTCACCAGCGGCCTGACGGAGAGCAGCCAGCGGGAGGTGCGCATCGTGGGCGTGGAGCACGAGTCCATGCACCTGGTCCTGGACTACGCCTACACCTCGCGCGTCACGCTGACCGAGTCCAACGTGCAGGCCCTGTTCACGGCGGCCAGCATCTTCCAGATCCCGGCGCTGCAGGACCAGTGCGCCCACTTCATGGTCAGCCGCCTGGACCCCCAGAACTGCATCGGGGTGTTCATGTTCGCCGACGCCTACGGCCACCAGGAGCTGCGCGAGCGCTCCCAGGACTACATCCGCAAGAAGTTCCTGTGCGTGGCGGGCGAGCAGGAGTTCCTGCACCTGACCCAGGACCAGCTGGTCCGCATCCTGGACCACGACGACCTGAACGTGGAGAAGGAGGAGCACGTGTACGAGAGCATCGTGCGCTGGCTGGAGCACGACCGCGGCCGCCGCGAGGCCCACCTCGCCGAGGTCTTCTCCCGGTGCGTGCGGCTGCCGCTGCTGGACGAGACGTTCCGGGACCGGATCCCGCCCGCCTTGGCCCTGGCGCTGCCCGAGGCGCGGCTGAACGGCACCGGCGGCTGCCCGCGCCGCCTGGGCATGACCGCGTCGGAGATGGTCATCTGCTTCGACGCGGCGCACAAGCACTCGGGGAAGAAGCAGACGGTGCCGTGCCTGGACGCCGCCGCCGGGCGCGTCTACAAGCTGTGCAAGCCGCCCAACGACCTGCGCGAGGTGGGCATCCTGGTGACGCCCGAGAACGACATCTACATCGCCGGCGGCTACCGGCCCAGCAGCAGCGAGGTGTGCATCGACCACCGCGCCGAGAGCGACTTCTGGCACTACGAGCACGCCGGCAACCGCTGGCTGCCGCGCTCGCCGCTGCTGCGCGCCCGCATCGGCTGCCGCCTGGCGCACTGCTGCGGCAAGCTGTACGCGCTCGGCGGCCGCGTCTACGAGGGCGACGGCCGCAACGCGCTCAAGTCCGTCGAGTGCTACGACGCCCGCGACAACCGCTGGACCGCCGTCAGCCCCATGCCGGTGGCCATGGAGTTCCACAGCGCCGTGGAGCACAAGGACCGCATCTACATCCTGCAGG GAGAGCACTTCTTCTGCTTCGACCCTCGGAAGGACTACTGGGGCCACCTGGCCCCCATGAACGTCCCCCGGAGCCAGGGCCTGGCCGCGCTGCACCGGAGCTGCATCTACTACATCGCCGGCATCTGCCGCAACCACCAGCGCACCTTCACCGTGGAGGCGTACGACATCGAGCAGAACGCCTGGAGCTGCAAGCGCGACCTGCCGTTCGACCAGGCCGCCAGCCCGTACATCAaggcgctgctgctgcagggccGGCTGCACCTGTTCGTCCGCGCCACGCAGGTGATGGTGGAGGAGCACGTGTTCCGCACCAGCCGCAAGAACTCGCTGTACCAGTACGACGAGCAGGCGGACCGCTGGACCAAGGTGTACGAGACGCCCGACCGCCTCTGGGACCTGGGCCGCCACTTCGAGTGCGTGGTGGCCAAGCTGTACCCGCAGTGCCTGCAGAAGGTGCTCTAG
- the LOC114801037 gene encoding monocarboxylate transporter 2-like: MSVEHPPPDGGWGWAVVFGAFISIGFSYAFPKALTIFFKEIQEYFSVSYSEIAWVSSLMLAAMYAGGPVSSILVNRYGSRPVVIAGGVMCGVAMVTASFATTITHLYVCVGVVGGFGLSFNLQPSLTIIGKYFQARRPVANGLAMAGSPVFLCTLAPLNQFLFDRFGWRNSFFILGAVLLNCCVAGSLMRPLRPDQPRVEGRQEKRTCMDNVGKLLDFSLFKHRGFVIYLVGNVLMFFGFFAPIVFLAPYAKHQGVDEYSSAFLLSILAMVDMFARPGTGLLANTKWMRPRVQYLFSFAISYSGICHLLCPLASGYGGLVVYAIFVGIAFGMVCALLFECLMDLVGPERFSSAVGLVTIIECCPVLLGPPIGGTLVDVFGEYRYMYFLCGAMMLAAGLFLFAMNGYNYRRRREGPEDA, translated from the exons ATGTCTGTAGAACATCCTCCTCCAGATGGCGGCTGGGGATGGGCGGTGGTCTTCGGGGCCTTCATCTCCATCGGCTTTTCGTACGCCTTCCCCAAAGCCCTGACCATCTTCTTCAAGGAGATCCAGGAGTACTTCTCCGTTTCCTACAGCGAGATCGCCTGGGTCTCGTCGCTGATGCTGGCGGCCATGTACGCTGGAG GACCGGTCAGCAGCATCCTGGTCAATCGCTACGGCAGCCGACCCGTGGTCATTGCGGGAGGAGTTATGTGTGGGGTTGCTATGGTAACCGCTTCTTTTGCCACTACCATTACACATTTGTATGTGTGCGTTGGAGTCGTTGGAG GGTTCGGCCTCTCCTTTAATCTCCAGCCTTCTCTCACCATAATCGGGAAGTATTTCCAGGCCAGGAGGCCGGTAGCCAACGGTCTGGCCATGGCAGGAAGTCCAGTCTTCCTCTGCACGCTGGCGCCGCTCAACCAGTTCCTGTTTGATCGCTTTGGCTGGCGGAACAGCTTCTTCATCCTGGGCGCCGTGCTGCTGAACTGCTGCGTGGCCGGTTCTCTGATGAGGCCGCTGCGCCCGGACCAGCCGAGGGTGGAGGGCCGTCAGGAGAAGAGAACCTGCATGGACAATGTCGGCAAGCTTCTGGACTTCTCTCTCTTCAAGCACAGAGGCTTCGTCATCTACCTTGTGGGCAACGTGCTCATGTTCTTCGGCTTCTTCGCTCCGATTGTCTTCCTCGCACCTTATGCCAAGCACCAGGGGGTGGATGAGTATTCTTCTGCCTTTCTGCTCTCCATCCTGGCCATGGTGGACATGTTTGCCAGACCTGGCACAGGCCTTCTGGCCAACACCAAATGGATGCGCCCCCGAGTCCAGTACCTCTTTAGCTTTGCCATCTCCTACAGTGGCATCTGCCACCTGTTATGCCCCCTTGCTTCTGGGTATGGTGGGCTGGTGGTCTACGCCATCTTTGTTGGCATCGCGTTTGGGATGGTGTGCGCCCTACTCTTCGAGTGTCTGATGGACCTGGTCGGACCAGAGAGGTTCTCCAGCGCCGTAGGTCTGGTAACCATCATTGAATGCTGTCCAGTTCTTCTGGGGCCACCTATTGGAG GAACCCTGGTGGACGTCTTCGGCGAGTACCGCTACATGTACTTCCTGTGTGGCGCCATGATGCTGGCCGCCGGCCTCTTCCTCTTCGCCATGAACGGCTACAACTACAGGCGGCGGCGGGAGGGACCGGAGGACGCGTAG
- the kbtbd8 gene encoding kelch repeat and BTB domain-containing protein 8 isoform X2, with protein MAAGGEAGKLLQVQNGTPVSSSYNGVDALHACNILQQLKALYDESQLTDIVVEVDHGRTFSCHRNVLAAISPYFRSMFTSGLTESSQREVRIVGVEHESMHLVLDYAYTSRVTLTESNVQALFTAASIFQIPALQDQCAHFMVSRLDPQNCIGVFMFADAYGHQELRERSQDYIRKKFLCVAGEQEFLHLTQDQLVRILDHDDLNVEKEEHVYESIVRWLEHDRGRREAHLAEVFSRCVRLPLLDETFRDRIPPALALALPEARLNGTGGCPRRLGMTASEMVICFDAAHKHSGKKQTVPCLDAAAGRVYKLCKPPNDLREVGILVTPENDIYIAGGYRPSSSEVCIDHRAESDFWHYEHAGNRWLPRSPLLRARIGCRLAHCCGKLYALGGRVYEGDGRNALKSVECYDARDNRWTAVSPMPVAMEFHSAVEHKDRIYILQGEHFFCFDPRKDYWGHLAPMNVPRSQGLAALHRSCIYYIAGICRNHQRTFTVEAYDIEQNAWSCKRDLPFDQAASPYIKALLLQGRLHLFVRATQVMVEEHVFRTSRKNSLYQYDEQADRWTKVYETPDRLWDLGRHFECVVAKLYPQCLQKVL; from the exons ATGGCTGCCGGTGGAG AGGCTGGGAAGCTGTTACAGGTACAGAATGGGACTCCGGTGAGTTCGAGCTACAACGGCGTGGACGCCCTGCacgcctgcaacatcctccagcagcTGAAGGCCCTGTACGACGAGTCCCAGCTCACCGACATCGTGGTGGAGGTGGACCACGGCAGGACGTTCTCGTGCCACCGGAACGTCCTCGCCGCCATCAGCCCGTACTTcag ATCCATGTTCACCAGCGGCCTGACGGAGAGCAGCCAGCGGGAGGTGCGCATCGTGGGCGTGGAGCACGAGTCCATGCACCTGGTCCTGGACTACGCCTACACCTCGCGCGTCACGCTGACCGAGTCCAACGTGCAGGCCCTGTTCACGGCGGCCAGCATCTTCCAGATCCCGGCGCTGCAGGACCAGTGCGCCCACTTCATGGTCAGCCGCCTGGACCCCCAGAACTGCATCGGGGTGTTCATGTTCGCCGACGCCTACGGCCACCAGGAGCTGCGCGAGCGCTCCCAGGACTACATCCGCAAGAAGTTCCTGTGCGTGGCGGGCGAGCAGGAGTTCCTGCACCTGACCCAGGACCAGCTGGTCCGCATCCTGGACCACGACGACCTGAACGTGGAGAAGGAGGAGCACGTGTACGAGAGCATCGTGCGCTGGCTGGAGCACGACCGCGGCCGCCGCGAGGCCCACCTCGCCGAGGTCTTCTCCCGGTGCGTGCGGCTGCCGCTGCTGGACGAGACGTTCCGGGACCGGATCCCGCCCGCCTTGGCCCTGGCGCTGCCCGAGGCGCGGCTGAACGGCACCGGCGGCTGCCCGCGCCGCCTGGGCATGACCGCGTCGGAGATGGTCATCTGCTTCGACGCGGCGCACAAGCACTCGGGGAAGAAGCAGACGGTGCCGTGCCTGGACGCCGCCGCCGGGCGCGTCTACAAGCTGTGCAAGCCGCCCAACGACCTGCGCGAGGTGGGCATCCTGGTGACGCCCGAGAACGACATCTACATCGCCGGCGGCTACCGGCCCAGCAGCAGCGAGGTGTGCATCGACCACCGCGCCGAGAGCGACTTCTGGCACTACGAGCACGCCGGCAACCGCTGGCTGCCGCGCTCGCCGCTGCTGCGCGCCCGCATCGGCTGCCGCCTGGCGCACTGCTGCGGCAAGCTGTACGCGCTCGGCGGCCGCGTCTACGAGGGCGACGGCCGCAACGCGCTCAAGTCCGTCGAGTGCTACGACGCCCGCGACAACCGCTGGACCGCCGTCAGCCCCATGCCGGTGGCCATGGAGTTCCACAGCGCCGTGGAGCACAAGGACCGCATCTACATCCTGCAGG GAGAGCACTTCTTCTGCTTCGACCCTCGGAAGGACTACTGGGGCCACCTGGCCCCCATGAACGTCCCCCGGAGCCAGGGCCTGGCCGCGCTGCACCGGAGCTGCATCTACTACATCGCCGGCATCTGCCGCAACCACCAGCGCACCTTCACCGTGGAGGCGTACGACATCGAGCAGAACGCCTGGAGCTGCAAGCGCGACCTGCCGTTCGACCAGGCCGCCAGCCCGTACATCAaggcgctgctgctgcagggccGGCTGCACCTGTTCGTCCGCGCCACGCAGGTGATGGTGGAGGAGCACGTGTTCCGCACCAGCCGCAAGAACTCGCTGTACCAGTACGACGAGCAGGCGGACCGCTGGACCAAGGTGTACGAGACGCCCGACCGCCTCTGGGACCTGGGCCGCCACTTCGAGTGCGTGGTGGCCAAGCTGTACCCGCAGTGCCTGCAGAAGGTGCTCTAG